Sequence from the Sulfuracidifex tepidarius genome:
GACCAACTTGACTGAAGAAGTTCTCCATACCCAACAGTCCCATAGCAACTGCTACCATGGTAAGGTCTATTGACTTGAAACCGTTGCTGAAGAGTATCCCCAACGTCAGGGCTGAGACTCCCATAACTGCGAAACCCAAGCTCTGATTTATCCTCCTTCCCGTCCTGTCTACTAGAGACATCGCGAGCAAAGCTCCTGGAATTGTGAAGAGCGAATACATAAGTGCAGAGAACTCCGGTGGTGTGAAGCCTAACTTCTCTCCTATTTCCGTGGGGGAGAAGAACCCGAGACCGTAAGCTACCATGTCGAAGAGGAACCATGTCAACGAGGAAAGGATTATCATCTTCATCGACCTCTTCAGATGAACTACTGCAGACACCTCGTCCTTAGCCGCTACATCTACTCCGTAGAACTTCTTCATAGCTTGTTTGTCTGACTTAAGGAAAGCCAGGAACCTGGGGGTCTCTGGAAGGTTTCTCCTAGCTAACACGACAGATAGAGCAGGAACTGCTCCTAAACCCATGACTACCCTCCACAGCAGGTCTGGAGGGATGTATGAACTCAGGATCACTGAAACTATCGCGAGAGATAGAGCACCTAGGTCCCAACTTAACCCACCGCTGAAAGTTAAAAGCTTCCCCCTGTCCCCTCTATTAGCATACTCTGCCACAATCAGGGGGGACAGGACGTAATCAGCCCCCACACCTATTCCAAGGATGAACCTCGATAATATGAGCGTGGGGATGTTAGGGGATATGGCTTCCATGATCGCACCAAGACCCATCAAGAAGACATCTACTCCGTAGAACCTCTTCCTTCCCTTGTTAACTATGGGACCGAAGATCAAGGCCCCGACGAAGTTCCCCACAATAACACTTGACAGTATCAGTGACGATGCAGCGGAAAGAGCACTTATATGAAAGGTTTCGGCTATGGCAAACAGCAGGATTGAGGCACTTGAAAGATCCCAGCCGTCGGTGAATTGACCCATTCCTCCTACTACTGCGGTTTTCCAGTGAAACCGGTTCAACTTCTTCCCATCAAGGGGATCTAGAGGAGACCTCATTAGGTTGAGATCTTTGTAGATATAATAAAGCTTGATGTATAGAAAACATATATACTAATAAAGAGATGTGTGATATATATAGAATAAATAGGGGAAAGGAGAGTTTCCTCATGCAATCTTTGCAGAGAAGTGTTTCTGTACTAAAGGGGTCTCTCCAGAGGTTTATTTTCGTAGAAACTTAGAGAGAACATGACATGAAAGAAATCTCGTTGGAAGACTACTCCGCTATGTGGAGGAAAAGCTTGGAAAACCCAGATGAGTTCTGGTTGCCGATATCAAGGGAGCTCAACTGGTCCGTGCCACCATCAAGGGCTTTGTCTTACGTCTCT
This genomic interval carries:
- a CDS encoding MFS transporter, with protein sequence MRSPLDPLDGKKLNRFHWKTAVVGGMGQFTDGWDLSSASILLFAIAETFHISALSAASSLILSSVIVGNFVGALIFGPIVNKGRKRFYGVDVFLMGLGAIMEAISPNIPTLILSRFILGIGVGADYVLSPLIVAEYANRGDRGKLLTFSGGLSWDLGALSLAIVSVILSSYIPPDLLWRVVMGLGAVPALSVVLARRNLPETPRFLAFLKSDKQAMKKFYGVDVAAKDEVSAVVHLKRSMKMIILSSLTWFLFDMVAYGLGFFSPTEIGEKLGFTPPEFSALMYSLFTIPGALLAMSLVDRTGRRINQSLGFAVMGVSALTLGILFSNGFKSIDLTMVAVAMGLLGMENFFSQVGPGTVVGFWGVELFPTKIRGLSQMFTVLAGRTGAILSAFLYADLFTLGIPITMLFTAIMSLIASVITLTLKEPARESLEVISKEGERNESISGQ